One stretch of Janibacter limosus DNA includes these proteins:
- a CDS encoding SGNH/GDSL hydrolase family protein, translating into MALRYVAIGDSLSEGVGDDPWPDGTPRGWADRLAELLAAHHGEVDYANLAVRGMRSRQVLDTQVEAALALEPDVLTFTAGMNDLLRPRLDVAVLRETLVQVVAPFTAKGVRVTVVPIPDIRAVSPAGRLIARRRLGLNGIYQHLADEHGMLPPAPTTGTIFEDARAWADDRLHLSPLGHERLALGSAAALGVPVAQGWDAVPTGAAPRRSVRTEVEWTRRHVGPWLGRRLTGRSSGDGRVAKRPTLSPFETVAERPPQGAG; encoded by the coding sequence ATGGCGCTGCGCTACGTGGCCATCGGGGACAGCCTCTCCGAGGGCGTTGGCGACGACCCGTGGCCCGACGGCACTCCCCGTGGGTGGGCGGACCGGCTCGCCGAGCTACTCGCCGCCCACCACGGCGAGGTCGACTACGCCAACCTCGCCGTGCGTGGCATGCGGTCCCGGCAGGTCCTCGACACCCAGGTCGAGGCGGCCCTGGCCCTGGAGCCGGACGTGCTGACCTTCACCGCGGGGATGAACGACCTGCTGCGGCCACGGTTGGACGTCGCGGTCCTGCGCGAGACCCTCGTGCAGGTCGTGGCGCCCTTCACCGCGAAGGGGGTCCGGGTCACCGTCGTGCCGATCCCGGACATCCGTGCGGTCAGTCCCGCCGGGCGGCTGATCGCCCGGCGACGGTTGGGGCTCAACGGCATCTACCAGCACCTGGCCGACGAGCACGGCATGCTGCCACCGGCGCCCACCACAGGGACGATCTTCGAGGACGCGCGCGCGTGGGCCGACGACCGGCTGCACCTGTCACCGCTCGGCCACGAGCGGCTCGCGCTGGGCAGCGCCGCGGCGCTGGGTGTGCCCGTGGCGCAGGGGTGGGATGCCGTGCCCACCGGAGCGGCGCCCCGGCGCAGCGTGCGCACCGAGGTCGAGTGGACCCGCCGGCACGTCGGTCCGTGGCTCGGGCGGCGCCTGACGGGCCGGTCCTCCGGTGACGGGCGCGTGGCCAAGCGGCCGACGCTCAGCCCCTTCGAGACGGTCGCTGAGCGACCTCCTCAGGGAGCGGGGTAG
- a CDS encoding NADPH-dependent 2,4-dienoyl-CoA reductase, producing MKSVTMSMPYPHLLEPITVGTTTLRNRVIMGSMHVGLEEAPDGFARMAAFYAERAAGGAGLIVTGGIAPNLEARPAEGGATMTTQADVDNHRVVTTAVHEAGGLIAMQILHFGRYATHPDLVAPSPVQAPINPFVPRELTDAEVEQTVEDYVRCALLAQQAGYDGVEIMGSEGYLINEFIVTRTNQRTDRWGGSYEGRIRFPLEIVRRVREAVGDDFVLVYRLSMLDLVPEGSTLEEVVQLAKAVEAAGADIINTGIGWHEARVPTIATQVPRAAWAGVTKRVMGEVSIPLVATNRINTPEVGEQLLADGYADMISMARPFLADPQLVAKAAKGEPETINTCIGCNQACLDHTFSGRITSCLVNPRACHETELVIGPTRLAKRLAVVGAGPAGLAFATTAAERGHHVTLFDGADDIGGQLDVARRVPGKEEFDETLRYFRHKLADTGVDVKLGARVEADDLTGYDEVAIATGVTPRVPDLPGTDHPTVVTYLDVLRGGVEVGRRVAILGAGGIGFDVAAFITDPGDEASLDIAAFQRTWGIDGDHTTRGGLVPPSHRSAPREVTLLQRKTTKVGKGLGKTTGWIHRGELAARGVTMVPGVTYERIDDDGLHVTIDGQQQVLAVDTIVLCTGQEPSRGLHDELRAKGATVHLIGGADVAAELDAKRAIDQGTRIAAQV from the coding sequence ATGAAGTCGGTGACCATGTCCATGCCCTACCCGCACCTGCTAGAGCCGATCACGGTCGGCACCACCACCCTGCGCAACCGCGTCATCATGGGGTCGATGCACGTCGGCCTCGAGGAGGCGCCGGACGGCTTCGCCCGGATGGCCGCCTTCTACGCCGAGCGGGCCGCCGGGGGAGCCGGCCTCATCGTCACCGGCGGGATCGCGCCCAACCTCGAGGCCCGCCCGGCCGAGGGCGGCGCCACGATGACGACCCAGGCCGACGTCGACAACCACCGGGTCGTCACCACGGCCGTGCACGAGGCAGGCGGCCTGATCGCCATGCAGATCCTGCACTTCGGTCGATATGCGACCCACCCGGACCTCGTCGCGCCGTCGCCCGTCCAGGCCCCGATCAACCCCTTCGTGCCCCGCGAGCTCACCGACGCCGAGGTCGAGCAGACCGTCGAGGACTACGTCCGCTGCGCGCTCCTGGCCCAGCAGGCCGGGTACGACGGCGTCGAGATCATGGGCTCCGAGGGCTACCTCATCAACGAGTTCATCGTCACCCGCACCAACCAGCGCACCGACCGCTGGGGCGGCTCCTACGAGGGCCGGATCCGCTTCCCCCTCGAGATCGTGCGCCGGGTCCGCGAGGCGGTCGGCGACGACTTCGTCCTCGTCTACCGGCTGTCGATGCTCGACCTCGTCCCCGAGGGCTCGACGCTCGAGGAGGTCGTCCAGCTCGCCAAGGCCGTCGAGGCCGCAGGCGCCGACATCATCAACACCGGCATCGGCTGGCACGAGGCGCGCGTCCCCACGATCGCCACGCAGGTGCCGCGCGCCGCATGGGCGGGAGTGACCAAGCGGGTGATGGGCGAGGTCTCGATCCCGCTCGTCGCGACCAACCGGATCAACACCCCCGAGGTCGGTGAGCAGCTCCTCGCCGACGGCTACGCCGACATGATCTCGATGGCCCGGCCCTTCCTCGCCGACCCGCAGCTCGTGGCCAAGGCGGCGAAGGGGGAGCCGGAGACGATCAATACCTGCATCGGGTGCAACCAGGCCTGCCTCGACCACACCTTCAGCGGCAGGATCACCTCCTGCCTGGTCAACCCCCGCGCCTGCCACGAGACCGAGCTGGTCATCGGCCCGACCCGGCTGGCCAAGCGTCTCGCGGTCGTCGGCGCCGGCCCCGCGGGCCTGGCCTTCGCGACGACGGCCGCCGAGCGCGGCCACCACGTGACCCTCTTCGACGGAGCCGACGACATCGGCGGCCAGCTCGACGTGGCCCGTCGGGTGCCGGGCAAGGAGGAGTTCGACGAGACGCTGCGCTACTTCCGCCACAAGCTCGCCGACACCGGCGTCGACGTCAAGCTCGGTGCCCGCGTCGAGGCGGACGACCTCACCGGCTATGACGAGGTCGCCATCGCCACCGGCGTCACCCCGCGCGTCCCCGACCTGCCGGGCACCGACCACCCCACCGTCGTCACCTACCTCGACGTGCTGCGTGGGGGAGTCGAGGTGGGCCGGCGCGTGGCGATCCTCGGCGCCGGCGGCATCGGCTTCGACGTCGCGGCCTTCATCACCGACCCGGGTGACGAGGCGAGCCTGGACATCGCGGCCTTCCAGCGGACCTGGGGCATCGATGGTGACCACACGACACGAGGTGGGCTGGTGCCCCCTTCGCACCGGTCGGCGCCGCGCGAGGTGACCCTGCTGCAGCGCAAGACGACCAAGGTCGGCAAGGGCCTGGGCAAGACCACCGGCTGGATCCACCGCGGCGAGCTCGCGGCCCGCGGCGTGACGATGGTGCCCGGCGTGACCTACGAGCGGATCGATGACGACGGCCTGCACGTCACCATCGACGGGCAGCAGCAGGTCCTCGCCGTCGACACGATCGTGCTGTGCACCGGCCAGGAGCCCAGCCGCGGCCTGCACGACGAGCTCCGCGCGAAGGGAGCGACCGTCCACCTGATCGGTGGGGCCGACGTCGCCGCCGAGCTCGACGCCAAGCGGGCCATCGACCAGGGCACCCGGATCGCGGCGCAGGTCTGA
- a CDS encoding LysR family transcriptional regulator, with protein sequence MADAPDLDIETLRLVVAVDDTGSLSAAARERGLSQPSASARVRAFEARWQLTLLERTPRGSTITTDGRAVIAWARQVLREADTMRAGLASLTGSRRGEVRIAASLTIAEHILPRWLGALRDQMEVHPQLHVVNSDRVADMVRSQLADIGFIETAARAPGLDHRVVGTDRLVVVVHPDHEWARRRTPLRPEVLARAEWVLREEGSGTRSTFERALGEVPTIALQAGSTAALMGAVRAALGPAVVSERAVATEVEAGHLVIAPTTLDLDRPLTAVWRKGARMSAATSALLAVAAGG encoded by the coding sequence ATGGCTGATGCTCCCGACCTCGACATCGAGACGCTGCGACTCGTCGTGGCCGTGGACGACACCGGGAGCCTGAGCGCGGCCGCTCGTGAGCGTGGGCTGAGCCAGCCGTCGGCGAGCGCGCGGGTGCGGGCCTTCGAGGCACGGTGGCAGCTGACGCTGCTCGAGCGGACCCCACGCGGCTCGACCATCACCACCGACGGTCGCGCCGTGATCGCCTGGGCGCGGCAGGTGCTGCGCGAGGCCGACACGATGCGCGCGGGGCTGGCGTCCCTCACCGGCAGCCGTCGCGGCGAGGTGCGGATCGCAGCCAGCCTGACGATCGCCGAGCACATCCTGCCGCGGTGGCTCGGCGCACTGCGCGACCAGATGGAGGTCCACCCTCAGCTGCACGTCGTCAACAGCGACCGGGTCGCCGACATGGTCCGCTCGCAGCTCGCGGACATCGGGTTCATCGAGACCGCCGCGCGGGCGCCGGGGCTGGACCACCGGGTCGTCGGCACCGACCGGCTCGTCGTCGTGGTCCACCCCGACCACGAGTGGGCCCGGCGGCGGACCCCCCTTCGTCCTGAGGTGCTGGCGCGGGCGGAGTGGGTGCTGCGCGAGGAGGGGAGCGGCACCCGCAGCACCTTCGAGCGGGCACTCGGTGAGGTGCCGACGATCGCCCTGCAGGCCGGCTCGACAGCGGCGCTCATGGGAGCGGTGCGCGCGGCACTCGGCCCGGCCGTCGTCTCGGAGCGGGCCGTCGCAACCGAGGTGGAGGCCGGGCACCTGGTCATCGCCCCGACGACCCTCGACCTCGACCGGCCGCTGACAGCGGTGTGGCGCAAGGGTGCCCGGATGAGCGCCGCGACCTCGGCCCTGCTCGCCGTCGCCGCTGGCGGCTGA
- a CDS encoding YeiH family protein, which produces MNTPTLPAQSTAATAPPRAGVVARVTPFVPPLAAAGVAMALAPVVPLLSPLLLALVVGAVVANSPLMGVRAVVDHGPATRLLLRLGVAALGLQLPFGDIVGIGPVGLVVIVTTVAVTFRTTLAVGRRLGLDEGFVVLLSAGFSICGAAAIAGVQDSVRAKEKFVALAVAMVTIFGSAMIVLVPWLAGVIGLTDHQAAIWAGASIHEVAQVAAAGSLIGAPAVALAMTVKLGRVALLAPISALLAKGAKGTTAPLVPWFIVAFAAAVAVRSTGLLPAPVLEGTNLATTLLLAAGMYGLGMGIRARDLWPLPVQALTLATVSTLVAGGTSLALVMTLA; this is translated from the coding sequence GTGAACACCCCCACGCTTCCCGCGCAGTCCACCGCCGCCACCGCGCCACCGCGCGCTGGCGTGGTCGCGCGCGTCACTCCCTTCGTCCCCCCGCTGGCCGCCGCCGGTGTGGCGATGGCGCTCGCCCCCGTCGTGCCGCTGCTCAGCCCGCTCCTCCTGGCGCTGGTCGTCGGAGCGGTCGTGGCCAACTCACCGCTGATGGGCGTGCGGGCCGTGGTCGACCACGGCCCGGCGACCCGGCTGCTCCTGCGGCTCGGCGTCGCTGCCCTCGGGCTGCAGCTGCCCTTCGGCGACATCGTCGGGATCGGCCCGGTCGGGCTGGTGGTCATCGTGACGACGGTGGCGGTGACCTTCCGCACGACCCTCGCCGTCGGCCGCCGGCTGGGCCTGGACGAGGGCTTCGTCGTGCTGCTGTCGGCCGGCTTCTCGATCTGCGGAGCGGCCGCCATCGCCGGTGTCCAGGACTCGGTGCGGGCGAAGGAGAAGTTCGTCGCGCTCGCCGTCGCCATGGTGACGATCTTCGGCTCCGCGATGATCGTCCTCGTCCCGTGGCTGGCCGGGGTCATCGGCCTGACCGATCACCAGGCCGCGATCTGGGCGGGCGCGAGCATCCACGAGGTCGCCCAGGTGGCCGCCGCGGGCTCACTGATCGGCGCACCGGCCGTGGCCCTCGCGATGACCGTCAAGCTCGGCAGGGTGGCGCTGCTCGCCCCGATCTCCGCGCTCCTGGCCAAGGGCGCGAAGGGGACGACCGCGCCCCTCGTCCCGTGGTTCATCGTCGCCTTCGCCGCCGCGGTCGCGGTGCGCTCCACCGGCCTGCTGCCGGCCCCCGTGCTCGAGGGGACCAACCTCGCGACCACGCTGCTCCTGGCGGCCGGGATGTACGGGCTGGGGATGGGCATCCGCGCCCGTGACCTGTGGCCGCTGCCCGTCCAGGCGCTCACCCTGGCGACCGTCTCGACGCTCGTGGCCGGCGGGACCTCGCTCGCGCTCGTCATGACACTGGCGTGA
- a CDS encoding MFS transporter: MINDDLTPAATPAAIVTTTRAERRRAQSSSFIGSAVEYYDFLLYAAAAGLVFPDLFFSGVDHSTGVLLSYLTLFTGYVSRPIGGLLFGHFGDKIGRKKMLVITLLVMGIVSMVIGLMPTAASIGLAAPILLAVLRLVQGLAVGGEWAGAMLMSGEHSSSGTKGFGASLAMAGAPFGAVMATLVLAVTSGLAGPAFVEWAWRIPFLLSAVVVAVGLYMRTRVSESPEFEAARKRGEVHTGLPVAVLFTQYRSTIVLGSLAVMAPLFIQGLLAVFMVPYVVDSGAVSRETALYMLTLSNFVHIFTIPAFAALSDREGRKQVMVGGAVFSAIAVWPMFMLFDSGNATLITIAFLVGNPLIQASMYGPVGAYLSELFEPTARYSGVSLTYQLGSLLGAGLAPLVAQRLVSDSAGTSHLAWYIGAAYVISAVAVVLSRSAARRTARRVEVAESVPAT, encoded by the coding sequence ATGATCAACGACGATCTGACACCCGCTGCGACCCCCGCGGCCATCGTGACGACGACCCGGGCGGAGCGTCGGCGTGCGCAGTCCTCGAGCTTCATCGGCTCGGCCGTCGAGTACTACGACTTCCTGCTGTACGCGGCGGCCGCCGGCCTGGTCTTCCCCGACCTCTTCTTCTCCGGGGTGGACCACAGCACCGGCGTGCTGCTCAGCTACCTCACCCTCTTCACCGGGTACGTCTCCCGGCCCATCGGTGGGCTGCTCTTCGGGCACTTCGGCGACAAGATCGGCCGCAAGAAGATGCTGGTCATCACGCTGCTCGTCATGGGCATCGTGTCCATGGTCATCGGCCTGATGCCGACCGCCGCCTCGATCGGCCTGGCCGCTCCGATCCTGCTCGCCGTGCTGCGCCTCGTGCAGGGCCTGGCCGTCGGTGGCGAGTGGGCCGGCGCGATGCTCATGTCCGGCGAGCACTCCTCGTCCGGGACCAAGGGCTTCGGTGCCTCGCTCGCGATGGCCGGTGCCCCCTTCGGCGCGGTCATGGCCACGCTCGTCCTCGCGGTGACCTCCGGCCTGGCCGGTCCGGCCTTCGTCGAGTGGGCCTGGCGCATCCCCTTCCTGCTGTCGGCCGTCGTCGTCGCCGTGGGTCTGTACATGCGCACCCGCGTCTCGGAGAGCCCCGAGTTCGAGGCCGCCCGCAAGCGCGGCGAGGTCCACACCGGCCTGCCGGTCGCCGTCCTCTTCACCCAGTACCGCTCGACGATCGTGCTCGGCAGCCTCGCGGTCATGGCGCCGCTCTTCATCCAGGGCCTGCTCGCGGTCTTCATGGTCCCGTACGTCGTGGACTCCGGCGCCGTCTCGCGTGAGACAGCGCTGTACATGCTGACGCTGAGCAACTTCGTGCACATCTTCACCATCCCGGCCTTCGCCGCGCTGAGCGACCGCGAAGGGCGCAAGCAGGTGATGGTCGGCGGCGCCGTCTTCTCCGCGATCGCGGTGTGGCCGATGTTCATGCTCTTCGACAGCGGCAACGCCACGCTCATCACGATCGCCTTCCTCGTCGGCAACCCGCTCATCCAGGCGTCGATGTACGGCCCGGTCGGTGCCTACCTGTCCGAGCTCTTCGAGCCGACGGCGCGCTACTCCGGCGTCTCGCTGACCTACCAGCTCGGCTCGCTGCTCGGCGCCGGCCTGGCTCCGCTCGTCGCGCAGAGGCTCGTCAGCGACTCCGCCGGCACGAGCCACCTCGCGTGGTACATCGGCGCGGCCTATGTCATCAGCGCGGTCGCGGTCGTCCTGTCCCGCTCGGCGGCTCGACGCACTGCGCGAAGGGTGGAGGTCGCCGAGAGCGTGCCCGCCACCTGA
- a CDS encoding IclR family transcriptional regulator → MERAVQLLAMVDQFGGDGLGVSELARRTDIPKSTVFRLLHTLENSGAVERRGEHYRTGPLFGTHLALPDDPLVAKVQTRLTPFLSVLYEQTRETSQLGVLRDGELLFLNKLHGVHRAHSPSRIGGRAPAHATSLGKVLMAFDRESADRVCASELVAFTDRTITDGEALRVELAKVARTRIGVDDNEYVEGVSSVAGVVMDAAGRPVASLALTGPTTVARAGYEQLLLDVCARASAAMRD, encoded by the coding sequence GTGGAGCGCGCGGTCCAGCTGCTCGCGATGGTCGACCAGTTCGGCGGTGACGGTCTCGGCGTCAGCGAGCTGGCTCGGCGCACGGACATCCCCAAGTCCACGGTCTTCCGCCTGCTGCACACCCTCGAGAACAGCGGCGCCGTCGAGCGGCGCGGCGAGCACTACCGGACCGGCCCGCTCTTCGGCACCCACCTGGCCCTGCCCGACGACCCGCTCGTCGCCAAGGTGCAGACGCGACTGACCCCCTTCCTCTCCGTCCTCTACGAGCAGACGCGCGAGACCTCCCAGCTCGGGGTGCTGCGCGACGGGGAGCTGCTCTTCCTCAACAAGCTGCACGGCGTGCACCGGGCGCACTCCCCCTCACGCATCGGCGGTCGCGCGCCCGCGCACGCGACCTCGCTGGGCAAGGTGCTGATGGCCTTCGACCGGGAGAGCGCCGATCGGGTCTGTGCCTCCGAGCTCGTGGCCTTCACCGACCGGACCATCACCGACGGCGAGGCTCTGCGGGTGGAGCTGGCCAAGGTCGCGCGGACCCGGATCGGCGTGGACGACAACGAGTACGTCGAAGGGGTGAGCAGCGTCGCCGGGGTCGTCATGGACGCCGCCGGCCGGCCGGTCGCCTCGCTCGCCCTCACCGGCCCCACCACCGTCGCGAGGGCCGGGTACGAGCAGCTGCTGCTCGACGTGTGTGCCCGCGCGAGTGCGGCGATGCGCGACTGA
- a CDS encoding bifunctional 3-(3-hydroxy-phenyl)propionate/3-hydroxycinnamic acid hydroxylase, producing the protein MQTEVVIVGAGPTGLALANLLGRYGRSAIVLESRSDLIDYPRGVGLDDESMRSIQTMDLVEEVTPFTIPHHVMRLVNGKGETMMTNAPTGEPLGWPRKFGFIQPLVDRQLYEGLHRFDDIDVRFGHTVTAADDLGDHVAVTATVTGADGSTREETITAQYVVGCEGGSSPTRKRMGVDFVGHSPSTRWVVIDVNNDPLGLPNVYLGADPARPYVSIGLPHGIRRWEFMLFDDEPSEQVEDPTFVAALLKEHVPDSSTLDVIRCRVFTHHGRIASSFRQGRVLIAGDAAHLMPVWMGQGWNSGMRDATNLSWKLASVLAGQADDSILDSFEAERHEHAKAMIDLSMTLGNVIKPTNRVVCGARDLASRALNLSPRVKSYFTDMRFKPMPFYAKGVVVAPDSLTPGEQPRTRTSSFMTIKNAVDKKTPVGVQFPQPRVNTVDVTGARLDDVTGEWWTVAAWGNDPARLFTEDERAQLQHMGARFVSFMSESQRPWAQAEYAGSGTLVVGDVDGSIKGWFDKHAMGVVFLRPDRFVGAACLAQESGKALAALRVAMGATEVGLRGSAADGLAPQPAFEGVSA; encoded by the coding sequence ATGCAGACCGAAGTTGTGATCGTCGGAGCCGGCCCGACCGGCCTGGCCCTGGCCAACCTGCTGGGCCGTTACGGGCGGAGCGCGATCGTGCTCGAGTCCCGCAGCGACCTCATCGACTACCCGCGAGGGGTCGGTCTCGACGACGAGTCGATGCGCTCGATCCAGACGATGGACCTGGTCGAGGAGGTCACCCCCTTCACCATCCCCCACCACGTCATGCGCCTGGTCAACGGCAAGGGCGAGACGATGATGACCAACGCGCCCACCGGCGAACCGCTCGGCTGGCCGCGCAAGTTCGGCTTCATCCAGCCGCTCGTCGACCGCCAGCTCTACGAGGGCCTGCACCGCTTCGACGACATCGACGTGCGCTTCGGCCACACGGTCACCGCCGCCGACGACCTGGGCGACCACGTCGCCGTCACCGCGACCGTCACCGGCGCCGACGGGAGCACGCGCGAGGAGACCATCACCGCGCAGTACGTCGTCGGGTGCGAAGGGGGGTCCTCCCCCACGCGCAAGCGGATGGGCGTCGACTTCGTCGGGCACTCCCCCTCCACGCGCTGGGTCGTCATCGACGTCAACAACGACCCGCTGGGTCTGCCCAATGTCTACCTCGGCGCCGACCCCGCCCGTCCCTACGTGTCCATCGGCCTGCCGCACGGCATCCGCCGCTGGGAGTTCATGCTCTTCGACGACGAGCCGAGCGAGCAGGTGGAGGACCCCACCTTCGTCGCGGCCCTGCTCAAGGAGCACGTGCCCGACTCGTCGACGCTCGACGTCATCCGCTGTCGCGTCTTCACCCACCACGGGCGGATCGCGAGCAGCTTCCGCCAGGGCCGCGTGCTCATCGCCGGCGACGCCGCGCACCTCATGCCCGTCTGGATGGGCCAGGGGTGGAACTCCGGCATGCGCGACGCCACCAACCTGTCGTGGAAGCTCGCCAGCGTCCTCGCCGGCCAGGCCGACGACTCGATCCTCGACAGCTTCGAGGCCGAGCGGCACGAGCACGCCAAGGCGATGATCGACCTGTCGATGACCCTCGGCAATGTCATCAAGCCGACCAACCGCGTGGTCTGCGGTGCGCGCGACCTCGCCTCCCGAGCGCTCAACCTCAGCCCGCGGGTCAAGAGCTACTTCACCGACATGCGCTTCAAGCCGATGCCCTTCTACGCGAAGGGAGTGGTCGTCGCCCCGGACTCGCTGACGCCCGGTGAGCAGCCGCGCACGCGCACCTCCTCCTTCATGACCATCAAGAACGCCGTGGACAAGAAGACGCCCGTCGGCGTCCAGTTCCCCCAGCCGCGGGTCAACACCGTCGACGTCACCGGGGCGCGCCTCGACGACGTCACCGGCGAGTGGTGGACCGTCGCGGCCTGGGGCAACGACCCGGCGCGACTCTTCACCGAGGACGAGCGAGCGCAGCTGCAGCACATGGGTGCTCGCTTCGTCTCCTTCATGTCCGAGTCGCAGCGTCCGTGGGCGCAGGCCGAGTACGCCGGGTCCGGGACGCTTGTCGTCGGCGACGTCGACGGGTCGATCAAGGGTTGGTTCGACAAGCACGCCATGGGTGTCGTCTTCCTGCGGCCCGACCGCTTCGTCGGCGCGGCCTGCCTGGCGCAGGAGTCCGGCAAGGCGCTCGCTGCGCTGCGGGTGGCGATGGGCGCGACCGAGGTCGGGCTTCGAGGCTCAGCCGCGGACGGCCTCGCACCTCAGCCAGCGTTCGAGGGGGTGTCGGCATGA
- a CDS encoding 3-carboxyethylcatechol 2,3-dioxygenase, whose translation MSLSLVAMSHTPLLHRVEVDPQVRAEVDGAFEAVRAFVREVDPELVITIGPDHYNGFFYDTMPPFCLGLGAYGLGDYGTATGALDVPAGIAEDLARHVQGEDIDLTISRAMGVDHGAVQPLEVIFGGLDTVPTIPLFVNGVAAPFVPMRRIRALGESIGRWAAGRPERILVIASGGLSHDPPVPQWATATPEVRAGLLDGRNPTPQARAAREQRVVDTARDFAAGTATIQDLNPEWDAQFMSVCREGRTAAFDDYVTEEMAATAGNSSHEVRSWVTAFSAMAAVGDYAVEHEYYRPIREFIAGFGVMTARTKETHA comes from the coding sequence ATGAGCCTCTCGCTCGTCGCCATGTCGCACACCCCGCTGCTGCACCGGGTGGAGGTGGACCCGCAGGTGCGGGCCGAGGTCGACGGCGCCTTCGAGGCGGTCCGCGCCTTCGTGCGCGAGGTCGATCCCGAGCTGGTCATCACCATCGGGCCGGACCACTACAACGGCTTCTTCTACGACACGATGCCGCCCTTCTGCCTCGGGCTGGGCGCCTACGGCCTGGGTGACTACGGCACCGCGACCGGCGCGCTCGACGTGCCCGCTGGCATCGCCGAGGACCTCGCGCGCCACGTGCAGGGCGAGGACATCGACCTGACGATCTCCCGCGCGATGGGCGTCGACCACGGGGCGGTGCAGCCGCTCGAGGTGATCTTCGGCGGTCTCGACACGGTGCCCACGATCCCGCTCTTCGTCAACGGTGTGGCCGCTCCCTTCGTCCCGATGCGTCGGATCCGCGCGCTCGGCGAGTCGATCGGCCGCTGGGCCGCGGGGCGCCCCGAGCGCATCCTCGTCATCGCCTCCGGCGGGCTCAGCCATGACCCGCCCGTGCCACAGTGGGCCACCGCGACGCCCGAGGTGCGCGCCGGCCTGCTCGACGGGCGCAACCCGACGCCGCAGGCGCGCGCCGCCCGCGAGCAGCGCGTCGTCGACACCGCCCGCGACTTCGCCGCCGGCACCGCCACCATCCAGGACCTCAACCCGGAGTGGGACGCGCAGTTCATGAGCGTCTGCCGCGAAGGGAGGACCGCCGCCTTCGACGACTACGTCACCGAGGAGATGGCTGCCACCGCGGGCAACTCCTCGCACGAGGTCCGCAGCTGGGTCACCGCCTTCTCGGCGATGGCCGCCGTCGGCGACTACGCCGTCGAGCACGAGTACTACCGACCGATCCGCGAGTTCATCGCCGGCTTCGGTGTCATGACCGCACGCACCAAGGAGACGCACGCATGA
- a CDS encoding alpha/beta fold hydrolase, with the protein MSTTTTDSTELTYESTSRMVVTRRWAIHVNEAGVGHDETIILLHGSGPGATGWSNFSQNIPALAEHYRVIAVDMPGWGESDPVTWQERDHSTALLDLMDALEIDKATIIGNSMGGGTTLRFGYEHPERVHRLITMGSSSGGPTLMGPAGLTEGLKVLQKGYRQPSFETMKELVQVMTFDSANATDELIQGRADTVLAHPEHAQNFIDGTGKKPVVELDHARLREIAVPTLLFHGRDDRVVHFEHSLRLTSLVPNSRLYLINGCGHWLQTEHAQEFTDQVLHFLRTS; encoded by the coding sequence ATGAGCACCACGACCACTGACAGCACCGAGCTGACCTACGAGTCCACGAGCCGCATGGTCGTGACCCGTCGTTGGGCGATCCACGTCAACGAGGCCGGCGTCGGTCACGACGAGACGATCATCCTGCTGCACGGCTCGGGCCCGGGCGCGACCGGCTGGAGCAACTTCTCCCAGAACATCCCCGCCCTCGCCGAGCACTACCGCGTGATCGCCGTCGACATGCCCGGGTGGGGCGAGTCCGACCCCGTCACCTGGCAGGAGCGCGACCACTCGACCGCCCTGCTCGACCTGATGGACGCCCTCGAGATCGACAAGGCCACCATCATCGGCAACTCGATGGGCGGCGGCACGACGCTGCGCTTCGGCTACGAGCACCCCGAGCGGGTGCATCGCCTGATCACGATGGGCTCGTCGTCGGGTGGCCCGACCCTCATGGGCCCCGCCGGCCTGACCGAGGGGCTGAAGGTCCTGCAGAAGGGCTACCGCCAGCCCTCCTTCGAGACGATGAAGGAGCTCGTGCAGGTCATGACCTTCGACTCGGCCAACGCGACCGACGAGCTCATCCAGGGCCGCGCCGACACCGTGCTCGCCCACCCCGAGCACGCGCAGAACTTCATCGACGGCACTGGCAAGAAGCCCGTCGTCGAGCTCGACCACGCCCGCCTGCGCGAGATCGCCGTGCCGACCTTGCTCTTCCACGGGCGCGACGACCGCGTCGTGCACTTCGAGCACTCGCTGCGCCTGACCTCGCTCGTGCCCAACTCGCGCCTCTACCTCATCAACGGCTGCGGCCACTGGCTGCAGACCGAGCACGCCCAGGAGTTCACCGACCAGGTGCTGCACTTCCTGCGGACGAGCTGA
- a CDS encoding DUF1778 domain-containing protein → MTTKTGRINVRCSEDSLVLLREAAELQGQDLTSFIMGASLERARAVLAEERVLRLSPAELVQVEEALDAEAAVNPQLAALVHAVNGAKRATR, encoded by the coding sequence ATGACGACCAAGACCGGGCGCATCAACGTGCGCTGCAGCGAGGATTCACTCGTACTTCTGCGGGAGGCTGCAGAGCTTCAGGGCCAAGATCTCACCTCCTTCATCATGGGGGCGTCCTTGGAGCGTGCGCGTGCCGTCCTGGCCGAGGAACGTGTGCTGCGGCTCTCGCCAGCAGAGCTGGTGCAGGTCGAAGAGGCGCTGGATGCCGAGGCCGCGGTCAATCCGCAGCTCGCCGCGCTCGTGCATGCTGTCAACGGCGCAAAGCGCGCGACGAGGTAG